A DNA window from Flavobacterium sp. contains the following coding sequences:
- a CDS encoding Crp/Fnr family transcriptional regulator: MYEDLKYWYLRDHKLFRTLSYSQIKQLCIITGFKKASKGEIIYFSSSDVPRIFLLKKGNIKIVAIDDDGNETIKDIIQKGDLFGELTLETDSKEEEYAKVLSDDVVICSFLMSDFEDLLLRNPTLAISYTKFVGLKMKRVKNSYANLISKDAKTRLYQFLKDWAENEGVKNGNSVTLENYLTQNDIAQIICTSRQTATQLLNEMEINQLLSYNRKEIIIPDITKL; encoded by the coding sequence ATGTACGAAGATTTAAAATATTGGTACTTGCGGGATCATAAATTGTTTAGAACGCTGAGCTATTCACAAATCAAACAATTATGCATTATTACCGGTTTTAAAAAAGCATCAAAAGGAGAAATTATTTATTTCTCTTCTTCTGATGTGCCTCGTATTTTTTTACTCAAAAAAGGAAACATAAAAATTGTGGCTATTGATGATGATGGCAATGAAACAATAAAAGACATTATTCAAAAAGGAGATTTGTTTGGCGAATTAACTTTAGAAACAGATAGTAAGGAAGAAGAATATGCAAAAGTACTTTCTGATGATGTTGTAATCTGCAGTTTTTTAATGTCTGATTTTGAAGATTTATTACTTCGAAATCCTACTCTTGCAATTTCATATACCAAATTTGTTGGTTTAAAAATGAAACGCGTCAAGAACAGTTATGCTAATTTAATTTCTAAAGACGCCAAAACCAGACTTTATCAATTTCTTAAAGACTGGGCAGAAAATGAAGGTGTAAAAAATGGAAATTCGGTAACTCTCGAAAATTATTTAACCCAAAATGATATTGCCCAAATTATTTGTACTTCGAGACAAACCGCTACACAATTACTGAATGAAATGGAAATTAACCAGCTGTTGAGCTACAACAGAAAGGAAATTATCATTCCTGATATTACCAAATTATAA